From one Cucurbita pepo subsp. pepo cultivar mu-cu-16 chromosome LG17, ASM280686v2, whole genome shotgun sequence genomic stretch:
- the LOC111779371 gene encoding protein NRT1/ PTR FAMILY 1.2-like, with product MEEEQRCATMQSPSTEERDADTKSRKGGLLSMPFIIANESFEKVASYGLLPNMIVYLMKDYNMGFAEGNNILFFWSAAINFMPLLGAFLSDSYLGRFLTIGLGSIASFLGMLLLWLTAMIPATKPPVCDQLHPETCRSPTAAQLTLLAASFTLMSIGAGGIRPCTLAFGADQIDRRDDPNNKRILERFFGWYYASASFSVLIALTGIVYIQDHVGWKVGFGVPASLMLVATVLFFAASSIYVKQKATKSLFSRLAQVAVAAFKNRKIALPSASASNKWFYHTDSCFTQPSDKLRFLNKACVVKNPEQDIAADGTAADPWSLCTVEQVEELKTLIKVIPIWSTGVMMSINISQSSFPLLQAKSMDRHISSTFQIPAGSFGTFVIITIVIWVILYDRAILPLASKIRGKPVHFGVKSRMGAGLVCSAMSMALSAIVENIRRGKAIRQGIVDDPNAVVNMSAMWLVPQHCLNGLAEALNAIAQTEFYYSEFPKTMSSVASSLFGLGMAVANLLASAIMSTVDNVTSKGGKESWVSKNINRGHFENYYWLLTILSVINVLYYVVCSWAYGPSVDQRRTAMDDGKISSHEEELSMLEARVKEEGELQKPKELQA from the exons atggaagaagaacaaaggtGTGCAACAATGCAGAGTCCAAGCACAGAGGAAAGAGATGCGGACACCAAATCCAGAAAGGGAGGCCTCCTGAGCATGCCCTTCATCATAG CCAACGAGTCGTTCGAGAAAGTGGCGAGCTACGGGCTGCTCCCCAACATGATAGTGTACTTAATGAAGGATTACAACATGGGATTCGCGGAGGGGAATAACATCCTCTTCTTCTGGTCTGCGGCTATCAATTTCATGCCTCTCCTTGGCGCGTTTCTCTCGGATTCTTATTTGGGTCGGTTTCTAACCATTGGGCTTGGCTCCATTGCTAGCTTCCTG GGCATGTTACTTCTATGGCTAACGGCGATGATTCCGGCGACGAAACCACCGGTCTGCGACCAGCTCCACCCGGAAACCTGTCGATCTCCAACGGCAGCCCAATTGACCCTTCTTGCCGCTTCCTTCACGCTAATGTCCATTGGAGCTGGCGGTATCCGGCCGTGCACTCTGGCTTTCGGCGCCGACCAAATTGACCGGCGGGATGATCCTAACAACAAGAGAATACTGGAGAGATTCTTTGGATGGTACTACGCATCGGCTTCATTTTCGGTTCTGATTGCATTGACCGGAATCGTTTACATTCAAGAtcacgtcggttggaaagTGGGTTTCGGCGTTCCGGCGAGCCTTATGCTAGTGGCCACCGTTTTGTTCTTTGCAGCCTCGTCAATTTACGTGAAACAAAAGGCGACAAAGAGCTTGTTTAGTAGGTTAGCACAAGTCGCCGTCGCGGCGTTCAAGAATCGGAAAATAGCTCTCCCGTCGGCGTCGGCGTCGAATAAGTGGTTTTATCATACGGATTCTTGTTTTACTCAACCCTCTGATAAGCTCag ATTTTTGAACAAAGCATGTGTGGTGAAGAATCCAGAGCAGGACATAGCAGCAGACGGCACAGCTGCAGATCCATGGAGTCTGTGCACGGTGGAGCAAGTCGAAGaactcaaaaccctaatcaaaGTGATACCCATTTGGTCCACCGGCGTGATGATGTCGATCAACATCAGCCAGAGCtcatttcctcttcttcaagcTAAATCCATGGACCGTCACATCTCCTCCACTTTCCAGATTCCGGCGGGCTCCTTCGGCACCTTTGTCATTATCACCATAGTCATCTGGGTCATTCTCTATGATCGAGCTATTCTCCCTCTTGCCTCCAAGATTCGAGGAAAGCCAGTCCATTTCGGAGTCAAATCTCGAATGGGAGCTGGCTTGGTTTGCTCTGCTATGTCCATGGCGCTTTCGGCCATCGTTGAGAATATCCGCCGCGGAAAAGCGATAAGACAAGGCATTGTGGATGACCCCAACGCTGTCGTGAACATGTCGGCTATGTGGCTGGTTCCGCAGCATTGTTTGAACGGATTGGCCGAAGCGCTAAATGCGATTGCCCAAACAGAGTTTTACTACTCTGAATTCCCCAAGACAATGTCCAGTGTTGCTTCTTCGCTGTTCGGATTGGGAATGGCGGTGGCTAATTTGTTGGCGAGTGCGATTATGAGCACTGTGGATAATGTGACTTCAAAAGGGGGAAAAGAGAGCTGGGTTTCGAAGAACATAAACAGAGGGCATTTCGAGAATTACTATTGGCTGCTTACGATTCTGAGTGTGATCAATGTGTTGTATTATGTTGTTTGTAGCTGGGCTTATGGACCGAGTGTGGACCAGAGAAGAACCGCCATGGATGACGGCAAGATCAGCTCCCACGAGGAAGAGTTGTCGATGTTGGAAGCTAGAGTAAAGGAAGAAGGAGAGTTGCAGAAGCCCAAGGAATTGCAGGCTTGA